One region of Gilliamella sp. ESL0405 genomic DNA includes:
- the flgL gene encoding flagellar hook-associated protein FlgL has translation MRLSTNSMYQKNLNSILNTNNKWQKSGLHLATGKKILSPSDDPMGASQALILKQAQSRNDQFQAARESADKSLSRQDTILKEANTVIQSIQETLVYAGNETLNDENRQDLANKLQGLKDQLLSLANAKDTNGNYLFAGNKNDTPPFVVDESGKVNYVGGTTPINIFIDDTREVSLSFTGLQAFMTGANITQPDGTPAESDIFASLDYAIAALNIELDGNDEKAIEQFRDGLSKASAGIDNSFDNISTLRAAGGTVLAEVERLSALGKTLDIDFQTQISEIEDVDWYDAISDYVMLQANLQAAQYTFMNMQNMSLFQMK, from the coding sequence GGGCAAAAAGATCTTATCCCCTTCTGATGACCCTATGGGCGCTTCGCAAGCATTGATACTTAAACAAGCACAATCAAGAAATGATCAGTTTCAAGCTGCTCGTGAAAGTGCTGATAAATCATTAAGTCGTCAAGACACCATATTGAAAGAAGCCAACACGGTTATCCAATCAATTCAAGAAACATTAGTTTATGCCGGTAACGAAACACTAAACGATGAAAACCGACAAGATTTAGCAAATAAGTTACAAGGACTTAAAGATCAATTGCTTTCATTAGCGAATGCAAAAGATACCAATGGTAATTATCTATTTGCCGGAAATAAAAACGATACGCCACCATTTGTGGTTGATGAATCAGGCAAAGTTAACTATGTCGGTGGCACAACGCCAATTAATATTTTTATTGATGATACCCGTGAAGTATCACTGAGCTTTACCGGATTACAAGCCTTTATGACAGGCGCAAACATTACTCAGCCAGACGGCACACCTGCTGAAAGCGATATTTTTGCTAGTCTTGATTATGCCATTGCCGCACTTAATATCGAGTTAGACGGTAATGATGAAAAGGCCATTGAACAATTCAGAGACGGGTTATCAAAAGCAAGTGCCGGTATCGATAATTCGTTTGATAACATATCAACCCTTCGTGCCGCAGGCGGTACGGTTTTAGCTGAAGTTGAAAGGTTATCAGCACTCGGCAAAACCCTCGATATTGATTTTCAAACGCAAATTAGCGAAATTGAAGATGTTGACTGGTATGATGCTATTTCAGACTATGTCATGTTACAAGCGAATTTACAAGCAGCGCAATATACTTTTATGAACATGCAAAACATGTCACTATTTCAAATGAAATAA
- the flgJ gene encoding flagellar assembly peptidoglycan hydrolase FlgJ: protein MKHLISQPINRFAYDFSGLNQLKRNAATGATDSVKQVAQQFESLFINMMMQSMRKAVPEGGLFDRSTSQLFTSMFDQQIAQQAAGKGFGLANVIAKQLTQSQPTSGNIKPQFNGNNSQPNLQLAKSLFSDNKAAVSAQAIGQMLYHNHKANSAAKATTNALVFKNEQTNSEKDYVTEFIIEWLEPAKQASKASGIPYEVIIAQAALETGWGQKQIKTTDNNVSHNYFGIKATASWQGESTRLTTQEFVNNKMIKIQDDFKVYQSKQHALTDYLNLLTKSPRYRAVAIAPDARAAAKALQAAQYATDPNYSDKLIQIISRVEQIAKDNPSTNVAGFRQIAFN from the coding sequence ATGAAACATTTAATTAGTCAGCCTATCAACCGGTTTGCTTATGATTTTTCGGGACTTAATCAATTAAAACGAAATGCAGCGACCGGAGCAACAGATAGCGTTAAACAAGTTGCGCAGCAATTTGAATCACTATTCATTAATATGATGATGCAATCGATGCGTAAAGCGGTACCGGAAGGTGGTCTTTTTGACCGTTCTACCAGTCAGTTGTTTACCTCAATGTTTGATCAACAAATAGCGCAGCAAGCAGCAGGTAAAGGATTTGGTTTGGCTAATGTTATCGCTAAGCAATTAACCCAATCCCAACCAACTTCAGGGAACATAAAACCGCAGTTTAATGGCAATAATTCGCAGCCTAATTTGCAATTAGCTAAATCATTATTTAGTGACAACAAAGCAGCGGTATCTGCTCAAGCGATTGGGCAGATGCTCTATCATAACCACAAAGCAAATAGTGCTGCGAAAGCAACAACTAATGCGTTAGTTTTCAAAAATGAACAAACTAATAGTGAAAAAGATTACGTCACAGAGTTTATCATTGAGTGGCTAGAGCCAGCAAAACAGGCATCAAAGGCATCGGGTATTCCTTATGAAGTAATTATTGCACAAGCAGCATTAGAAACGGGTTGGGGTCAAAAACAGATCAAAACGACAGATAACAATGTGAGTCATAATTATTTTGGTATCAAAGCGACGGCCTCATGGCAAGGGGAGTCTACCCGATTAACCACACAAGAGTTTGTGAACAATAAGATGATCAAAATTCAAGATGATTTTAAAGTTTACCAAAGTAAGCAACATGCTTTAACTGATTATCTTAATCTTTTAACTAAAAGCCCACGCTATCGTGCTGTAGCTATTGCTCCGGATGCGAGAGCGGCCGCTAAAGCGCTACAAGCGGCACAATATGCAACCGATCCTAATTATAGTGATAAGCTGATTCAAATTATTAGTCGAGTCGAACAAATAGCCAAAGATAACCCGTCTACTAATGTTGCCGGTTTTAGGCAAATTGCCTTTAATTAA